From the Tripterygium wilfordii isolate XIE 37 chromosome 6, ASM1340144v1, whole genome shotgun sequence genome, one window contains:
- the LOC120000050 gene encoding DELLA protein RGL1-like, protein MAGPYLVCNLMLSYANFLLTTITVTATTSKPSFFFSIILYTNPALFYLLISSRSSGEAHVDAYNTIPVVVFFDSVLHLPALKNERDVLIRTAYEQTSLVPTTAEAGHDMFSFTPFDFTIGVQGDYNPPFDNCEKEKVAMKGKQDLFSEDLAQQIGHSMELMEAPSQCCQQLGALFEFFPRPQPQPIQKTTNFLTSQTGSDHQEPGNEISPPLPYSLSSLELLMNYGSGKYDILVYFILAGGNTSNNENHRKKISTEEIMRIAGARYIQFSDSMYDDYSMLMHPFGHALSGLSEEETRDVELAHLLLNAAEKVGSQQFERASMLLSRCEWVASQQGNSVQRIVHHFSVALRERIDRETGIFPRISYLVQENLSSNDGSGYEVSILKHRQDLPFSQVMQFTAIQSLIDNVGSAKKIHLIDLAIRSGVHWTAFMHALCEREQINRVQLLKITAIGSIGKIHQIEDIGKRLSNFAKSMNLPFAFKVVYVLDVNDIREEMFEIRNDETLAVHSQFFLSTLISRPRCLENLMRVIRNLNPCIMVIQEVEANHNSPSFVNRFIEALFFYSAYFDYLETCMDRSNAHRIRNEEILCSGIRNIVAMEGSERQSRKVKLEVWRAFFARFKMVEIGFSESSLYLASLVVKQFPSGRSVSLQNNGKGFIVGWKGTPLHSVTAWKFGRERRSVPAPCGGTDRER, encoded by the exons ATGGCTGGTCCTTATCTGGTTTGTAATTTGAT gCTCTCCTACGCCAACTTTCTCCTCACCACCATCACCGTCACTGCCACCACCTCCAaaccctccttcttcttctctataATCCTCTACACCAACCCTGCTCTTTTCTACCTTCTTATCTCATCGAGGTCCAGT GGAGAGGCTCATGTAGATGCATACAACACAATCCCCGTAGTTGTTTTCTTCGATTCTGTACTTCACCTTCCAGCTTTGAAAAATGAAAGGGATGTTCTG ATTCGGACTGCATACGAG CAAACTTCGTTAGTTCCTACTACGGCTGAGGCTGGTCATGATATGTTCTCTTTTACGCCATTTGATTTCACTATTGGAGTTCAAGGTGATTATAATCCTCCTTTTGACAATTGTGAGAAAGAGAAGGTGGCAATGAAAGGAAAACAAGACCTATTTTCCGAAGATTTAGCACAACAGATTGGTCATTCCATGGAACTGATGGAAGCACCCTCCCAATGCTGTCAACAATTGGGTGCGTTGTTTGAATTTTTCCCACGACCACAACCACAACCGATCCAGAAAACCACAAATTTTCTAACTAGCCAAACAGGAAGTGATCATCAAGAACCCGGAAATGAAATCTCGCCTCCTCTGCCATATTCTCTATCAAGTCTAGAGCTTCTTATGAACTACGGAAGTGGG aaataTGACATTCTCGTATATTTTATTTTAGCAGGTGGCAACACAAGCAACAATGAAAATCATCGAAAGAAGATATCAACAGAAGAAATCATGAGAATAGCTGGAGCAAGGTACATACAGTTTTCCGACTCGATGTACGATGATTACTCCATGCTCATGCACCCTTTTGGGCACGCTCTATCAGGCCTGTCTGAAGAGGAAACAAGAGATGTGGAGCTCGCTCATCTTCTTCTAAATGCAGCAGAGAAGGTTGGTTCTCAACAATTTGAACGAGCAAGCATGCTGCTGTCTCGTTGTGAATGGGTTGCATCGCAGCAGGGCAATTCTGTGCAGAGAATCGTCCACCACTTCTCTGTTGCACTCCGGGAGAGAATCGACAGAGAGACTGGAATTTTCCCAAGAATATCATATCTGGTTCAGGAGAATTTATCATCAAATGATGGGTCGGGTTACGAGGTGTCCATCTTAAAGCATCGCCAAGATCTTCCTTTCAGTCAAGTAATGCAGTTTACAGCAATTCAATCCTTGATTGATAATGTTGGATCGGCTAAAAAGATTCACTTGATTGATCTTGCAATTAGAAGTGGAGTTCATTGGACGGCATTTATGCACGCGCTTTGTGAGCGTGAACAGATCAACCGAGTCCAGTTGCTTAAAATTACTGCAATCGGATCAATAGGAAAAATTCATCAGATAGAAGACATCGGGAAGAGACTATCAAACTTCGCAAAATCCATGAACTTACCATTCGCATTCAAGGTTGTCTATGTCCTAGACGTGAACGACATCAGAGAAGAAATGTTCGAAATCAGAAACGACGAAACATTAGCTGTCCATTCCCAATTCTTTCTAAGCACGTTGATTTCCAGGCCGAGATGTTTGGAAAATCTAATGAGAGTAATCAGAAACCTCAATCCTTGTATAATGGTGATTCAAGAGGTCGAAGCCAACCACAATTCACCTTCATTCGTGAATCGTTTCATTGAAGCCTTGTTCTTCTACAGTGCTTATTTCGATTATCTCGAAACATGTATGGATCGGAGCAATGCGCACAGAATCAGAAACGAAGAGATCTTATGCAGTGGAATTCGAAACATTGTCGCGATGGAGGGCAGCGAGAGACAATCGAGAAAAGTTAAGTTGGAGGTGTGGAGGGCGTTCTTCGCTAGGTTTAAGATGGTAGAGATAGGGTTTAGCGAGTCGTCTCTGTACCTAGCGAGCTTGGTCGTGAAGCAGTTTCCGAGTGGAAGATCGGTTAGCCTTCAAAACAACGGCAAGGGTTTTATTGTTGGGTGGAAAGGAACGCCATTGCACTCTGTTACTGCTTGGAAGTTCGGAAGAGAGAGACG GTCAGTGCCCGCGCCTTGCGGCGGGACTGATCGTGAGAGGTGA